One part of the Sandaracinaceae bacterium genome encodes these proteins:
- a CDS encoding class I SAM-dependent methyltransferase — protein MWDERVPIHVAGEFYDVAGWKAGRCSLQPFEAAELGSVDGKRLVHLQCHFGMDTLSWARRGAHVTGLDFSEPAVAAARTLAREASLDARFVCADVFDAPAALGERYDIVYTGIGALIWLHDIRRWASVVSQLLEPGGCLYLVECHPVTEVFEAGSLVVQHDYFHDPSGAVWDEPGTYADPSAVTQANSSVEFRHPISDVLGALLEHGLTLELFHEHDHSAHARWPFMERGADGCFRLPSGMPRLPLLYSLRARRNA, from the coding sequence ATGTGGGACGAGCGCGTCCCCATCCATGTGGCTGGCGAGTTCTACGACGTCGCCGGCTGGAAGGCAGGGCGCTGCTCGCTGCAACCCTTCGAGGCCGCCGAGCTGGGTTCCGTCGACGGAAAGCGGCTGGTGCACCTGCAGTGCCACTTCGGGATGGACACTCTGTCGTGGGCACGCCGCGGCGCGCACGTCACCGGCCTCGACTTCTCCGAGCCAGCGGTAGCAGCTGCGCGCACGCTGGCCCGTGAAGCGTCGCTCGACGCCCGCTTCGTCTGCGCCGACGTGTTCGACGCGCCAGCTGCTCTCGGAGAGCGCTACGACATCGTCTACACCGGCATCGGCGCGCTGATCTGGCTGCACGACATCCGTCGTTGGGCGAGCGTGGTGAGTCAGCTGCTAGAGCCCGGCGGCTGCCTCTACCTGGTGGAGTGCCACCCGGTCACCGAGGTGTTCGAAGCGGGGAGCCTGGTGGTCCAGCACGACTACTTCCACGACCCCTCGGGCGCCGTCTGGGACGAGCCCGGCACGTACGCAGATCCGAGCGCCGTGACGCAGGCGAACAGCTCGGTGGAGTTTCGCCACCCGATCAGCGACGTCCTCGGCGCGCTGCTCGAGCATGGCTTGACGCTCGAGCTGTTTCACGAGCACGACCACTCGGCCCACGCCCGCTGGCCGTTCATGGAGCGCGGCGCGGACGGCTGCTTCCGGTTGCCCAGCGGCATGCCACGGCTGCCCCTGCTGTACTCACTGCGCGCGCGGCGGAACGCGTAG